A window of Arcobacter sp. CECT 8983 contains these coding sequences:
- the grpE gene encoding nucleotide exchange factor GrpE encodes MSENKEELNEEQVNQEEVEQTVEEQEQTCENQDESCEAKELTAEEKIAELEAKLKESEDKYFRVHADFENIKKRLEKEKYQAIDYASEKFAKDLLMPIDTLEMALAAEEAAKELPAEELLAKLKEGVELTIKNFYTAFEKHDISIIETDGEFDPNFHDAVMQVDSEDHKTGEIVQVMQKGYKFKDRLLRASMVSIAN; translated from the coding sequence TTGAGTGAAAATAAAGAAGAATTAAACGAAGAGCAAGTAAATCAAGAGGAAGTTGAGCAAACTGTTGAAGAACAAGAGCAAACTTGTGAAAATCAAGATGAATCTTGTGAGGCAAAAGAGTTAACTGCTGAAGAAAAGATTGCAGAGCTTGAAGCAAAATTAAAAGAGTCTGAAGACAAATACTTTAGAGTTCATGCAGATTTTGAAAATATTAAAAAGAGATTAGAAAAAGAGAAATATCAAGCAATTGATTATGCTTCTGAAAAATTTGCAAAAGATTTATTAATGCCAATTGATACTTTAGAAATGGCACTTGCAGCAGAAGAAGCAGCAAAAGAGCTTCCAGCAGAAGAGCTACTTGCTAAGTTAAAAGAAGGTGTTGAATTAACAATTAAAAACTTCTACACAGCATTTGAGAAGCATGATATCTCAATAATTGAAACAGATGGTGAGTTTGATCCAAACTTCCATGATGCAGTAATGCAAGTAGATAGTGAAGACCATAAAACAGGTGAAATCGTTCAAGTGATGCAAAAAGGTTATAAGTTTAAAGATAGACTTCTAAGAGCATCAATGGTTAGTATCGCAAATTAG
- the dnaK gene encoding molecular chaperone DnaK, whose translation MSKVIGIDLGTTNSCMAVYEGGEAKVIPNKEGKNTTPSIVAFTDKGEVLVGDPAKRQAITNPEKTIYSVKRIMGLMMDEENAKEAQEKVGYKIVNRNGAAAVEIADKVYTPQEISAKILGKLKADAEEYLGAPVTDAVITVPAYFNDAQRKATQEAGTIAGLNVLRIINEPTAASLAYGLDKKGEEKVLVYDLGGGTFDVTVLEIGDGTFEVLSTDGNAFLGGDDFDNAIIDWLAKEFKDENGFDIKTDKMALQRLKDAAENAKKELSSAESTEINLPFISMGNAGPVHLVKSLTRAKFESMTEHLIAETLEHIKTAMKDAGLDKNEIEEVIMVGGSTRLPKANQVVKEYFGKDLNKGVNPDEVVAAGAAVQAGVLRGDVKDVLLLDVTPLSLGIETLGGVMTKLIEKGTTIPVKKSQVFSTAEDNQPAVSIHVGQGEREFAKDNKSLGMFELSDIPAAPRGVPQIEVTFDIDANGVLNVSAKDKGTGKENKITISGSSGLSDEEIEKMVNEAEANKEADAKRKEVIEVRNQADALLHSTKKTLEENESAVSEEEKKAIIDAAAALEETLKDENATKEQIEEKVKALTEVSHKLAEAMYKKEGGDQAGAGAQPNKKAKKDDDDVIDAEVE comes from the coding sequence ATGAGTAAAGTAATTGGTATTGATTTAGGTACAACAAACTCTTGTATGGCAGTTTATGAAGGTGGTGAAGCTAAAGTTATTCCTAATAAAGAAGGAAAAAATACAACTCCATCAATTGTTGCTTTCACTGATAAAGGTGAAGTATTAGTTGGTGACCCAGCAAAAAGACAAGCTATTACAAACCCAGAAAAAACTATTTATTCTGTAAAAAGAATTATGGGTCTTATGATGGACGAAGAGAATGCTAAAGAAGCACAAGAAAAAGTAGGTTACAAAATCGTTAATAGAAACGGTGCAGCAGCAGTTGAAATTGCTGATAAAGTTTATACTCCACAAGAAATTTCTGCAAAAATCTTAGGAAAATTAAAAGCTGATGCAGAAGAGTATTTAGGTGCTCCTGTAACTGACGCAGTTATTACTGTTCCAGCATACTTCAATGATGCACAAAGAAAAGCAACTCAAGAAGCGGGTACTATTGCTGGTCTTAACGTATTAAGAATTATCAATGAGCCAACTGCTGCTTCATTAGCATATGGACTTGATAAAAAAGGTGAAGAGAAAGTATTAGTATACGATTTAGGTGGTGGTACATTTGACGTTACTGTTCTTGAAATTGGTGATGGAACATTTGAAGTACTTTCAACTGATGGTAATGCATTCTTAGGTGGTGATGACTTCGATAACGCTATTATTGATTGGTTAGCAAAAGAGTTCAAAGACGAAAATGGATTTGATATCAAAACAGATAAAATGGCATTACAAAGATTAAAAGATGCTGCTGAAAATGCTAAAAAAGAGTTATCTTCTGCTGAATCAACAGAAATTAACTTACCATTTATCTCTATGGGTAATGCTGGACCAGTTCACTTAGTTAAATCATTAACTAGAGCAAAATTTGAATCTATGACTGAGCACTTAATTGCTGAGACTTTAGAGCACATTAAAACTGCAATGAAAGATGCTGGATTAGATAAAAATGAAATCGAAGAAGTAATCATGGTTGGTGGTTCTACAAGATTACCAAAAGCTAACCAAGTAGTTAAAGAGTACTTTGGAAAAGATTTAAATAAAGGTGTAAACCCTGATGAAGTTGTTGCTGCTGGTGCTGCTGTTCAAGCTGGTGTATTAAGAGGAGATGTAAAAGATGTATTATTACTAGATGTTACTCCTTTATCATTAGGTATTGAAACTCTTGGTGGAGTTATGACTAAACTGATTGAAAAAGGTACTACAATTCCTGTTAAAAAATCACAAGTATTCTCTACAGCAGAAGACAATCAACCAGCTGTATCAATTCACGTAGGTCAAGGTGAAAGAGAATTTGCTAAAGATAACAAATCTTTAGGTATGTTTGAATTATCTGATATCCCAGCAGCTCCAAGAGGTGTTCCTCAAATTGAAGTAACATTTGATATTGATGCAAATGGGGTTTTAAATGTATCTGCTAAAGATAAAGGTACTGGAAAAGAGAATAAAATTACTATTTCTGGTTCGTCTGGATTATCTGATGAAGAAATTGAAAAAATGGTAAATGAAGCAGAAGCAAATAAAGAAGCAGATGCAAAAAGAAAAGAAGTAATTGAAGTAAGAAATCAAGCAGATGCATTATTACACTCAACTAAGAAAACTTTAGAAGAAAATGAAAGTGCAGTTTCTGAAGAAGAGAAAAAAGCTATTATTGATGCAGCAGCAGCTTTAGAGGAAACTCTAAAAGATGAAAATGCAACAAAAGAGCAAATTGAAGAAAAAGTAAAAGCTTTAACAGAAGTTTCTCATAAGTTAGCAGAAGCTATGTATAAAAAAGAAGGTGGTGATCAAGCAGGTGCTGGTGCACAACCAAATAAAAAAGCTAAGAAAGACGATGACGATGTTATCGATGCAGAAGTAGAGTAA
- a CDS encoding response regulator transcription factor, whose protein sequence is MKNYKTRVLLVEDEDVARKTLSFYLNTIFDEVVVACDGQEASKIFKKDFDEDRTFDLVLTDLKMPNKDGMSMIDDIRELVPNQRFIIVSAHKNEDDLLKLINLRVLGYFVKPLNIDNMMEMLKKAKEEVLADNAVLNTQETLIPLNKRYTYDIKTNKLYNQESIVKLSKKELDILKVLIDNLGEVVPVEKFKQDVWNDINTNDSAFRTVMKRLKDKVKDDDFIISHKGYGYIIEKQLKK, encoded by the coding sequence ATGAAAAATTATAAAACTAGAGTGTTATTAGTTGAAGATGAAGATGTAGCAAGAAAGACCTTATCTTTTTATCTTAATACTATTTTTGATGAAGTAGTTGTTGCTTGTGACGGACAAGAGGCAAGTAAAATCTTTAAAAAGGATTTTGATGAAGATAGAACTTTTGATTTAGTTTTAACTGATTTAAAAATGCCTAATAAAGATGGAATGTCTATGATTGATGATATTAGAGAGTTAGTTCCAAATCAAAGATTTATTATAGTAAGTGCTCATAAAAATGAAGACGACTTATTAAAATTAATCAACTTAAGAGTTCTAGGATATTTTGTAAAACCTTTAAATATTGATAATATGATGGAAATGCTAAAAAAAGCTAAAGAAGAAGTTTTAGCTGATAATGCAGTATTAAATACACAAGAAACATTAATTCCTTTAAATAAAAGATATACTTATGATATAAAAACAAATAAATTATATAATCAAGAATCAATAGTAAAACTTTCTAAAAAAGAGTTAGATATCTTAAAAGTTCTAATTGATAATTTAGGGGAAGTTGTTCCTGTAGAAAAATTTAAGCAAGATGTATGGAATGATATAAATACAAATGATTCTGCTTTTAGAACAGTAATGAAAAGATTAAAAGATAAAGTTAAAGATGATGACTTTATTATTTCTCATAAAGGTTATGGATACATAATCGAAAAACAACTAAAAAAATAA
- a CDS encoding TAXI family TRAP transporter solute-binding subunit, translating to MKKIIAIFALLSVKISLFAAAEFVTIGTGSITGTYYPTGGAICRLVNKYKKETRIRCSVEATGGSVYNINAISMGDLDFGIAQSDAVYHAIEGKKSFKKNPMKKLRSVMAIYPELLSLIVKKDSNINSIYDIKNKRINIGNLGSGNETTVSYLLNHLNIKKSELAYVGKLKVGEAPDALREDRIDGYFYMVGHPTANIKDAASSSNIKLVPIEGKEIDKFIEKNPFYVKGSIPASLYNGVSTATATFGSKAVLITSSDVSSKAVYTLVKAILENFEKFKKLHPVYRYITKESLLEGLSAPLHDGAIKYYKENNFIK from the coding sequence ATGAAAAAGATAATTGCTATTTTTGCCCTATTATCAGTTAAAATATCACTATTTGCTGCTGCTGAGTTTGTTACAATTGGTACTGGAAGTATTACAGGAACATATTATCCAACAGGTGGAGCAATTTGTAGATTAGTAAATAAATATAAAAAAGAAACAAGAATTAGATGTTCTGTTGAAGCAACTGGTGGCTCTGTTTATAATATAAATGCAATTAGCATGGGTGACTTAGATTTTGGTATTGCCCAATCAGATGCAGTTTATCATGCAATAGAAGGGAAAAAAAGTTTTAAAAAAAATCCCATGAAGAAATTAAGATCAGTAATGGCTATTTATCCTGAACTTCTTTCTCTTATAGTAAAAAAAGATTCAAATATAAACTCAATATATGATATAAAAAATAAAAGAATCAACATAGGAAATCTTGGAAGCGGAAATGAAACTACAGTTTCATATTTATTAAACCATTTAAATATCAAAAAATCTGAACTTGCATATGTTGGAAAATTGAAAGTTGGTGAAGCTCCTGATGCATTAAGAGAAGATAGAATTGATGGTTATTTTTATATGGTAGGACATCCTACAGCAAATATAAAAGATGCTGCAAGTTCTTCTAATATAAAGCTAGTTCCAATAGAGGGAAAAGAGATTGATAAATTTATTGAAAAAAACCCTTTTTATGTAAAAGGAAGTATTCCAGCTTCTTTATATAATGGAGTTTCTACTGCAACTGCTACCTTTGGTTCAAAAGCTGTTTTAATTACAAGTTCAGATGTAAGTAGTAAAGCAGTTTATACTTTAGTAAAAGCTATATTAGAAAATTTTGAAAAATTTAAAAAGTTACATCCAGTATATAGATATATAACAAAAGAGTCTTTACTTGAAGGATTAAGTGCTCCTTTACATGATGGAGCAATTAAGTATTATAAAGAGAACAACTTTATTAAATAA
- a CDS encoding heat-shock protein, which translates to MIDKKEYLLHSIIKAYIEHLEPIGSTQLKSMYDIAYSPATIRGYFKKLGEEGFLAQEHVSSGRTPTTEALKQYWSNKLDFKLDFVDEKAIEYFSKELGITVFVQEQKSDTLNDILNVENRYMILEFSSFAITVKYSDALYRFLNDMQGLELVHIVNISKQVGAYEIYEKVSQHLQNKNFHIYNTKEFFSLSLKYNYDEKSINGFLKGRILDSLEEGIYFDNIIPQGYIAVCHSCKIENKNIKMLVVGELSKDYEYFYNKINMS; encoded by the coding sequence ATGATTGATAAAAAAGAGTATTTATTACATTCAATAATAAAAGCATACATTGAACATTTAGAACCAATTGGTTCTACACAATTAAAATCAATGTATGATATTGCTTACTCTCCTGCAACGATTAGAGGATATTTTAAGAAGTTAGGAGAAGAAGGTTTTTTAGCCCAAGAGCATGTGAGTTCAGGTAGAACTCCAACCACTGAGGCTTTAAAACAATATTGGAGTAATAAATTAGATTTTAAACTTGATTTTGTAGATGAAAAAGCAATTGAGTATTTCTCAAAAGAGCTTGGAATCACAGTTTTTGTTCAAGAACAAAAGTCAGATACTTTAAATGACATTTTAAATGTTGAAAATAGGTATATGATTTTAGAGTTTAGTTCTTTTGCAATTACAGTTAAATATTCTGATGCACTGTATAGATTTTTAAATGATATGCAAGGTTTAGAGTTGGTTCACATTGTGAATATCTCAAAACAAGTTGGGGCATATGAAATCTATGAAAAAGTAAGTCAACATTTACAAAACAAAAATTTTCATATTTATAATACTAAAGAGTTTTTCTCTTTATCATTGAAATATAATTATGATGAAAAAAGTATTAATGGATTTTTAAAAGGAAGAATTCTTGATTCTTTAGAAGAAGGAATTTATTTTGATAATATTATTCCACAAGGCTATATAGCTGTTTGTCATAGTTGTAAAATTGAAAATAAAAATATAAAAATGTTAGTAGTTGGTGAGTTATCAAAGGACTATGAGTATTTTTATAACAAAATAAATATGAGTTAG